The following proteins are co-located in the Sphingomonas panacis genome:
- a CDS encoding IS3 family transposase (programmed frameshift), which yields MQRRKFSREFKLEAVKLVRDRGVGVAQAARDLDLHENVLRKWVREAEADPQSAFPGNGQMKPEQQEIERLRRELARMKAERDILKKGRSLLCQGLDMKFGFIAKHRGIWPVSWICEALDVSRSGFHAWLVRAPSARSRSDEAYARKIRASFLSSYRTYGARRVWHDLLAEGLSCGLHRVERLMRVHGLMARPRRRGLPKDHGERSVIAGNVLDRQFSADAPNQKWVADFTYIWTAEGWLYAAAVIDLFSRRVVGWSMSDTMTAQLVTDALVMAIWRRGKPDALLHHSDQGSQYTSEQFQRLMADNGVTCSMSRSGNVWDNAAMESFFSSLKTERIARKTYRTRNQARQDVFDYIERFYNPTRRHSTLGYLSPMDFERQAHVA from the exons ATGCAACGACGGAAGTTCAGCCGAGAGTTCAAGCTTGAGGCGGTGAAGTTGGTCCGAGATCGGGGCGTGGGGGTAGCGCAGGCCGCGCGGGACCTGGACCTGCACGAGAACGTGCTGCGCAAATGGGTCCGCGAAGCGGAAGCTGATCCCCAGTCGGCATTCCCAGGCAACGGTCAGATGAAGCCCGAGCAGCAGGAGATTGAGCGGCTGCGCCGCGAGTTGGCCAGGATGAAGGCCGAACGTGACATATTAAAAAAAG GCCGCAGCCTACTTTGCCAGGGACTCGATATGAAGTTCGGGTTCATCGCAAAGCATCGAGGGATCTGGCCGGTATCGTGGATCTGCGAGGCGCTCGATGTCTCGCGCAGTGGCTTCCACGCCTGGCTCGTGCGTGCGCCTAGTGCCCGGTCGCGCAGCGATGAAGCGTATGCAAGGAAGATCCGCGCCAGCTTCCTCTCCAGCTACCGAACCTATGGCGCGCGTCGCGTCTGGCACGATCTCCTGGCCGAAGGCCTTTCATGTGGCCTCCATCGGGTCGAACGGCTGATGCGTGTGCACGGCCTGATGGCGCGGCCGCGGCGCCGCGGTCTGCCCAAGGATCATGGCGAACGCTCGGTGATCGCGGGCAACGTGCTCGATCGGCAGTTCAGCGCCGACGCGCCGAATCAGAAGTGGGTGGCCGACTTCACCTACATCTGGACCGCCGAAGGATGGCTGTACGCGGCCGCGGTGATCGACCTGTTCTCGAGGCGCGTCGTGGGCTGGTCGATGAGCGACACGATGACGGCGCAGCTCGTCACCGATGCGCTGGTCATGGCGATCTGGCGGCGCGGCAAGCCCGATGCGCTGCTGCATCACTCCGACCAGGGCAGCCAATATACCAGTGAGCAGTTCCAGCGACTGATGGCCGACAATGGCGTCACCTGCTCGATGAGCCGGTCCGGTAACGTCTGGGATAACGCTGCGATGGAGAGCTTCTTCTCATCGCTGAAGACCGAACGGATCGCGCGCAAAACCTACCGCACGCGCAATCAGGCAAGGCAGGACGTGTTCGACTACATCGAACGCTTCTACAATCCCACGCGCAGGCACTCGACCTTGGGGTATCTCAGTCCCATGGACTTCGAGAGGCAGGCTCATGTAGCCTAA
- a CDS encoding Uma2 family endonuclease, protein MRHEPAYQPITVETFLSLDFGTDKKFELVDGVIQMMTGGTRAHARVAINIISYLAQKLRGSGCRPYGSDAAIRIDDINLRYPDVSVMCEEPPLPETDTLKLFERPKVIFEVLSPSTEANDVGKKLDEYRRLDSIDTIVFVNPVSELARVVQRLGPTSWRDDLFAQPQDVALPSLGITLPHAEIFARD, encoded by the coding sequence ATGCGACACGAGCCCGCTTATCAGCCCATCACTGTCGAAACGTTCCTGTCGCTCGATTTCGGCACGGACAAGAAGTTCGAGCTGGTCGATGGCGTCATTCAAATGATGACCGGCGGCACACGGGCGCACGCCCGCGTCGCGATCAATATCATCAGCTATCTTGCCCAGAAGTTGCGCGGCTCAGGGTGCCGACCTTATGGCTCCGACGCTGCGATCCGCATCGATGACATCAACCTGCGCTACCCGGACGTCAGCGTGATGTGCGAGGAACCGCCACTGCCGGAAACCGACACACTAAAACTGTTCGAACGACCGAAGGTCATCTTCGAAGTGCTGTCCCCCTCGACCGAGGCCAACGACGTGGGCAAAAAGCTCGACGAATATCGCCGGCTGGATTCGATCGACACGATCGTGTTCGTCAATCCGGTCAGCGAACTGGCGCGCGTCGTCCAGCGCCTGGGTCCGACCTCATGGCGCGACGACCTGTTCGCACAACCGCAGGATGTCGCGCTACCGTCGCTCGGCATCACCCTGCCCCACGCGGAAATCTTCGCGCGCGATTGA
- the pepF gene encoding oligoendopeptidase F: protein MPDLTRRTAIAAASLATLAAALPAFAQAPGGGAAWDLADLFPDDAAWDAARKQALAELPGFAKFKGTLGTSADALAAALSEQTKLDRTISRIYTYASLKADADVRISANQEKEALATDLYTAFGEATSWVAPEILSVGKAKIDRFVAANATLKQHFDFQLADVLRQEAHTLSPEGEVLLAGTSAPFSGPRDIREQLVASDIPWPTVTLSTGKAVRLDDQAYTLNRDAPNRADRKLVFDTFWAQYGKFQASLGSAYLSHVKADVFTKKARKYPTSLAMYLSGGNVPEAVYRALVKETNAGLPQLHRYFELRRKLLKLPDMAYYDIYPPLVQLDKKVTVPEMRTTTIEALKPLGREYGALFAEATAKTWMDPLPRPGKKSGAYMNPGAAFDVHPYLLLNLGENYEGMTTYAHEWGHAMHTLLANKNNVYEKTNYPIFLAEIASTCNEQLLAAYMVARARTKQEKLFYLGQQLESIRGTFYRQAMFGEFELLVHDKAEAGEGLSGETLTKLYLDLLRRYHGPNVAVADTYGSEWAYIPHFYSSFYVYQYATSISAASYFARSILKGGAKERDTYLTVLKSGGSDYAVDILKRAGLDMASATPYQAIIATFKDTLDQCEALMA, encoded by the coding sequence ATGCCAGACCTCACCCGCCGCACGGCGATTGCCGCCGCCAGCCTCGCCACGCTCGCCGCCGCTTTGCCCGCCTTCGCGCAGGCGCCTGGAGGCGGCGCGGCATGGGATCTGGCCGACCTGTTCCCCGACGACGCGGCATGGGACGCGGCACGCAAACAGGCGCTCGCCGAACTGCCCGGCTTCGCCAAGTTCAAGGGCACGCTCGGCACCAGCGCCGACGCGCTGGCGGCGGCGCTGTCCGAACAGACCAAGCTCGATCGCACCATCTCGCGCATCTACACCTACGCCAGCCTCAAGGCCGATGCCGATGTGCGCATCTCCGCCAATCAGGAGAAGGAGGCGCTCGCCACCGATCTCTACACCGCGTTCGGCGAGGCGACCTCGTGGGTCGCGCCCGAGATCCTTAGCGTCGGCAAGGCGAAGATCGACCGGTTCGTCGCCGCCAACGCGACGCTCAAACAGCATTTCGACTTCCAGCTCGCCGACGTGCTGCGGCAGGAGGCGCACACGCTGTCGCCCGAGGGCGAAGTGCTCCTCGCCGGCACGTCCGCGCCGTTCAGCGGCCCGCGCGACATCCGCGAGCAGCTCGTCGCGTCGGACATTCCGTGGCCGACCGTCACGCTGTCGACCGGCAAGGCGGTGCGGCTCGACGATCAGGCCTATACGCTCAACCGCGACGCCCCCAACCGCGCCGACCGCAAATTGGTGTTCGACACGTTCTGGGCGCAATATGGCAAGTTCCAGGCGTCGCTCGGAAGCGCCTACCTCAGCCATGTGAAGGCCGACGTCTTCACCAAGAAGGCGCGCAAATACCCGACCTCGCTGGCGATGTACCTGTCGGGCGGCAACGTGCCCGAGGCGGTGTACCGCGCGCTCGTCAAGGAAACCAACGCCGGCCTGCCCCAGCTCCACCGCTATTTCGAGCTGCGCCGCAAGCTGCTCAAGCTGCCCGACATGGCCTATTACGACATCTATCCGCCGCTGGTGCAGCTCGACAAGAAGGTCACCGTGCCCGAGATGCGCACCACGACGATCGAGGCGCTCAAGCCGCTTGGCCGCGAATACGGCGCGCTGTTCGCCGAGGCGACCGCCAAGACATGGATGGACCCGCTGCCGCGCCCCGGCAAGAAATCGGGCGCGTACATGAACCCCGGCGCGGCGTTCGACGTCCACCCGTACCTGCTGCTCAACCTCGGCGAGAATTACGAGGGGATGACGACCTACGCGCACGAATGGGGCCATGCGATGCACACGTTGCTCGCCAACAAAAACAACGTCTACGAAAAGACCAATTACCCGATCTTCCTCGCCGAGATCGCCTCGACCTGCAACGAACAGCTCCTCGCCGCCTATATGGTCGCCCGCGCCAGGACCAAGCAGGAGAAACTGTTCTACCTCGGCCAGCAGCTCGAATCGATCCGCGGCACCTTCTACCGGCAGGCGATGTTCGGCGAATTCGAACTGCTCGTCCACGACAAGGCCGAGGCGGGCGAAGGGCTATCGGGCGAGACGCTGACCAAACTCTATCTCGATCTGCTCCGCCGGTATCACGGCCCCAACGTCGCCGTCGCCGACACCTATGGCTCGGAATGGGCGTACATCCCGCATTTCTATTCGAGCTTCTACGTCTACCAATATGCCACCTCGATCTCGGCCGCGTCCTATTTCGCGCGCTCGATCCTCAAGGGCGGCGCCAAGGAGCGCGATACGTATCTCACGGTGCTGAAGTCAGGCGGATCGGACTATGCCGTCGACATCCTCAAGCGCGCCGGTCTCGATATGGCGAGCGCGACGCCGTATCAGGCGATCATCGCGACCTTCAAGGATACGCTCGATCAGTGCGAAGCGCTGATGGCGTGA